The Nicotiana tomentosiformis chromosome 2, ASM39032v3, whole genome shotgun sequence genome includes the window GATAAGTATTTAAACTTGTGTGGAACGCAACCCTGAACGAACTTTCatctctttttcatttttttatattttcatttttcataGAGAAAGGCAGGCCTCTTAGCCGTCGGAGAATTACATTTTAACCCCCTAGAACCAATGGCTGTCTCCAGCTTTGCTAGGGTAATTCCGTCATTCGATTGCCGTTCGGACCCCGATTTCTCCGGCAGTCTTCCGCCCCCGAAAGCCGGCGTTCGATTCCCCGGCAAGGCTAGCTCGGTGAGTCACCCATCTCAAGTACACGGCCTGTCTTCTCTGATATTCCGGTTTCCGCCGAACTTCGTGAGGCAGCTAAGCATTAAGGCTCGGAGGAACTGCAGCAACATCGGCGTGGCTCAAGTTGTGGCGGCGTCGTGGTCCAACAACCATGCCGGTCCTGACTTCACTCCGGCGGCTAATGCCGTCGATTCCTCCGCCGTTGCTCCGCTGGTGGAAAATGCGGCTTTTAATGATGAAACTGTACAGATTGAGGGTTTTACAGGTGTTAATAAATACGCTTCGTTTTTGAATTCCGATGGAAGCGTCGCTATTCATGCCGGTATGGTTCTATGGCCTCTCTCTTTGACGTCTTTGTTCTCGGTTTCCCCTGTTATGTTATGCCTTGGTTCGTGGATTATATTCTGAAAACTTTACCGTCTGTCACTGTTTATGTAACAATCTAaacttggaaaatcaactgttATCACATGTTATAAccagaaatttcaaaatttatttttttaaactccGTGCTTTCAACTTTTCCACGTAATGTGGAATGCCGGGAGTATAAAATTGGACGGTCCATCATCCATGCAAGAGGTTTTAGGCCTACAAGGCCTTTTACAatgttgaatttaagaaaatgtcttttttagatctcttacgtgtaaaataaatatttcatgcgtgtaaaagtaaatctccCATGTGTAAGAAAAGaggtagggtcataaaactaaaaacaagtttgtaaaaGGTCAAAAAACCAATTGACTCTCCGTGCAATGGTGTGTAATGAATATATTTTTATCTTATAATGGTAACAGATATAGAGATTTTATAAAGTATCTAGGATTGAGGTGTAGTTGATTGATTAATTAAATGGTTTAAACCCAATGTTTACTTGACAATCTTGGAAgagatgtgtcacgacccaattcctcctataggccgtgatggcgcccaacgtcggccctaggcaagccaacggtgaactgacCATGTGATTACTCTTTTAATTAGtcaccaagtaattaaattccatttattaagaaattaaagagtagaaattttttaaataaataagacGAAGGCACAGGAGTGAGCAAATGCAGTGAAATAAAaccccaaaaccataaagtctactagtaggTGTTCCAAgtcctggtatcacaagtgtatgactctaactactgtctgaaataaagtcgACAGAAAAATAGATATAAAAAGAGattctaggtgctgcagaacggttcaagaagcagctcaccactaggcctcagaaTAACGGGGGTGCGCGCCGATATGACCGCAattgtagcgtgagtacataaacaacatgtacccagtaattatctagtttaacctcgaagaagtagcgaCGAGGGGTCGATTTCGACCCTTACTATGGGCTTACAATAAAATGCAGAAATTCTACATAAGCATGAGTTATATAAACAATAATAAATACTCAATAACAAGCAGTAAATACATAGTTCTTTCACAAATCGTAAATTCCAGGTCAAATTCTGTCATTAATAATTACAACCTCTCAGGCCATAAaacaatatcaagtataattaggtttcgtgtattattacgcacgatttatgccaaggtcgtacgacccgatccggaataatgtgtacactgccgagggtcgagcgacacgaaccataaatgcatctattctactgctgaggcattcgacccgcttcacaagaagagaggatactttatgaacatccgattCCAAAATTATTACAAGACTAATACACAAAGGAGCACAATTTCCATTAACGGTCTTTTTCAATTCCTCtgtcaagttccaatataatttaggcacttttaattaacaagtagggtgcaaacattataaatattttatgatttgggtcctaaactacccgtacataagcataattagtagctacgcaccgaatctcgtcatctcgtgcgtacgtagcccccacaattagaagcaaatagtaatttaaatcagctatgggataaattccctcttacaaggttacgtaagagacttaccttgtctcaaagctcgctttccggcctcaaattcactctaaagcctcaactcggtgccgaacaatccgaaactagtcaaatgttgtgtaaattaatcaatacatgttcaaaagttcataatctaactattagagtgattacccaatcccaattggaagattcctaaaatttatccccgagcccacgtgctcggatttcgaaaattttcgaagataattgttacccataacctcacgaactcaaatatataattttcacccaattccataaccattttcgtggttaaatccgatttctatcaaaacctaggtttttcatctaaacccaaaattttcataatttttcatgttaaaatctatccataatatatgtatttaacttacatttgatagaaattacttacctccaaaatcgtccaaagaATGCaataagagctccaaaatcgcccaaagaatgcaataaatgaacccaaaatggcctaagtcccgtattaaaaggACCTCACTACCTCCAAcatttccacttctgcggacttggggccgcatctgcggtgccgcacctgcggaaaagtcaTCGTAGGTGCGGTCCTAGCCCAGGCTGgctgactccgcttctgcggacgggctctcgcttctgcggaggatgGAGCGCATCTGCGGTCTTCTCATcacagaagcgaggccgcttctgcgcatgttcctccgcttctgcggaccactggCCAAATGGccaaaaccgcttctgcggccaagagctcacacctgcggccaaaagctcgccacaagtgcgggcacaccagaactggtgcaccagcagcccctTTTGAGCTCTAACTCGATCCGTGCAACGTCCGAGTAGCACCCcaggcctcgtccaaacataccaacaagtttgtaaacatgagATGGACTCCCTCGGAACGcggaaaacaacaccaaaactaagaatcgcaccccaaaccaacgaatcaacttatgaacttcgagttcttccaacttgctccgaacgcgccgaatcatacttaaactactcggaatgataccaaaatttgcgtgcaagtcttaaatcaccatacggaactattcccgggctcggaatcccaaacagacctcgataacaccaaaacctactccaaaccaaatttaaataactttaaaaccttcaataaaccaactttcaactttaggcgccgaaacactcccgggtcacccaaaacccgatccgaacgcacgcccaagtccaaaatcatcatacgaacctattgggaccatcaaatcccggttTCGAGGTCGTTCACTAGAAATGTTGACCCCAGTCGAACTTGGCCCCTTTAAAGCCAATaacaaggaactaagtgttccgatttcaacccgaacccttccaaatccgaactaaccatccccgcaagtcataaagtagtaaaagcacatacggggagtcttatttaggggaacggggatctagaaagcaaaacgaccgattgggtcgttacaagatGCATGAAATGAAATTTGTTTGGGGCCTTAATCAGTTTCCATTGATGTTTAGACTGAAGATGACGAATCACAGTGAAGGCTCTCAAATTGAGGATAAAAGTATGTAGCACTTCAAATTAAAATTGGATTGATTTTTTGGATATAAGGGTTTGAAATTTGAAAAGCGTTCAACTTTATTTATCGGTATGTTTGAATTAGCTCATAATGCTCAGTAGAATTGAGGTTCTACCaatccaaaaaaagaaaaagaaaaagaattaagGTTCTCTTTATATTTGCTCAATGCTCATTCTTGCTGTATGTGTTTTATGTGGGAAGGAAGAGAAGGAGGAGGAAATGAGGGTTTTCTGTGTATTCCCTCCGAACTTTTTCTTTTACCCTAACTCTTTATTGGAATCCAAATCCAATAAATAATGGTGGGTTGGAGTGGAATTCTTTCATTTTCCATTCCAACCCACCATTTCTAACTTGGATTTTGATTTCAACACTGTTAATTTTGTCCTTCTTTTCCTCTTCTGGCAAACCACAACAAAATGATAGAAAGAAAAAGGAATGTTGTTCCTTGAATATTGTTGCCCAAATGCATGAGGGTTGTTGGGTTGCCTCCTATGACAAAAAAAGTTTCTTTCGTCAAATAACATATACGCACTTTTATGTATATTCTCTTGTTTGAATGAAGAATATTTCAAGAATTACCTTTGTATAGTGCAACTGGCAACAACAAGGTTTTGAGAGGATAAGAGTAATTATGTGCTTTCATATCAGCTGTGTGAATGGAGATAAAAACATACTTTGTTTGTTCTTGTTCTTCTGCAGGTGAAAGGTTGGGACGCGGTATTGTTACTGATGCCATAACTACCCCAGTGGTTAACACGTCTGCTTACTTCTTCAATAAAACTTCTGACCTTATTGATTTCAAGGTATTTACTGTTGTTGTATTGGATTCTTGAGTTGAGTTAAAAAGATATTCACTCTCTAGTTCCAATGAAGAGTTCCTGGCTTGAAAGGGGAAATCATAGCACAGCCCTAGCCACTTGCTGTCAGCTTTTGTTAAATAGTATAATGATGTACCATCATATTGGTAAAAGAGAATGTTAAGCACATCTTTTCAGCAAGCTGAATTTGTCTTTGTGATTAATTTCACTTTATGATATTTTGGCAGGAGAAAAGACTTGCAAGTTTTGAATATGGGCGCTATGGTAACCCCACTACTGTTGTTCTAGAGGAGAAAATAAGGTTAGCTTTATCTTTGATTGACTAGTTTTTCATTTGTTTATTTTTGTCTGTCCTTTTTACTTTCTCTAGTTTGTCTTATGGGATTGGTACTAAGTGGCAATGTATTCTAGTAAATGAGGTGCTTGTATCTCTAACAGTGCACTCGAGGGCGCTGAATCAACCTTGGTAATGGCATCTGGAATGTGTGCCAGTACTGTAATGCTGTTGGCCTTGGTTCCTGCTGGTGGCCATATTGTAACAACCACAGATTGCTACCggaagacccgtatttttattgAGACGATACTGCCTAAAATGGGAATTACGGTACTTCCGCTAATCCAAATGCTTAAGATATCGGTCATTCTAGCTTTAAGTGTAGAGATATTACAAGATTTTTTGACAAGAGAAAAAAATGTTATTCAGAATTGAGTTGTTGTCTTTATTTTGGTAATGAAAATGAATGTCATAAATTCATTCTAGGCAACACTCTCCAAAAGCTGCTGGCGAATAATATAATCCTACCATAATGTTTCTCTTCTGTTAATTAATCTAAGGGGGAAAATGCTTAAGTGTTCCATTCCTGCAGGCCACAGTCATTGATCCAGCGGATATTGGAGCTTTGGAGTTAGCACTAAATCAGAAGAAAGTCAGTATGCAGACACACTGTTGCTTATCACTCAACATTTCCGAACTTAAATAGATAGAAAAATGAAGATGGTTTCCAATGTCTGGTACCTTGCAGGTGAATCTTTTCTTTACCGAGTCTCCAACAAATCCATTCCTGAGATGTGTTGACATTGAGCTGGTTTCAAAGCTTTGTCATGAAAATGGAGCCTTGGTTTGCATAGACGGGACGTTTGCGACTCCTCTTAACCAAAAGGCCCTTGCTCTAGGGGCTGACCTTGTTCTGCACTCTGCTACAAAATTCCTTGGTGGGCACAATGATGTACGTGACATCAGCTGGTGTTTTGACAATTAAACAACTATACCGCCAGTAGCAATATCAAACTGACTGCTTTGATGTGGTATACTTCATACAGGTTCTTGCAGGTTGCATTAGTGGTCCTTTAGAATTAGTTTCAGTAGTTCGAAACTTGCATCATATCCTCGGTGGTGCTATCAATCCAGTGAGTTTCCTTAATTGAAGTCTTGCTCGACTTAATTCCCTGGCGTACCATGCTGTATATGTGTAAGTTAAATTTGGTGAAGGAAAAATTGCTCCATAAAATGGACTTTAGCACTAGTACGGTATTTGGGTTGGTTAAAAATGCATGAAGTGTATGcccataaaataaataaataaataaaatgtatGAAGTCTTGGGATTAAGGCCTAGTCATGTTGATCAACTTACTTTAGGTCCAATATTCACTAGGCGTCTTTTATTCTTGTTAGAGGTTTCTATGCCAGTAGAAAATGCAGAGAAATTTTAATGTTTGAGAACCTACAGTTTTGAATATTGGATCGAGTCAGGTCTAAATGGAGTGACATGGATAGAGAGGATTCATAAAGCTGGGTCGAACTAGCTTGGGATTGCGGCATAGTGGTTGATGTTGTATGAAGTGTAGTTTGCATTTTAAGCTTGTATTGTATTGCAGTCTGATTCAATTTTCCCATCTACCAGAATGCTGCATATCTTATCATCCGAGGCATGAAGACGCTACATCTTCGTGTACAGCAACAAAACTCAACTGCATTGAGGATGGCCGAGATTTTAGAGGCTCATCCCAAGGTATCTAGGCTTCAATAACTCTTATCAGTCATGATTTGAAATTCAAACTTGGAACAGAGCACAATTACCTAATTGATATGCATGAGAAAAGTAAGAATTTTCAACTTGATATTGATTAAAGCAAACGCCAATCTTAGGAGCCTAACATTGGCATCACGATCTGTATTCTCTTACCTCTGTAAAATCCTACATCTTACCTGCTTGAATTAAGCTGTGGAGCTTCTATTTTCTTATACTCCTGTATAATCCACCTCAAGTCATGTAGCTACTTCATCCTAATGCATGATTGCCTGATTAATGAACATAGAAGTTGCTGTCATCCCACACTTTTAGCTTTTCTTTGTGCAGTTCAGTTAGAGTTTAGAGGTCTTGTTTTACTAGGATCTGTGTGGGTCTTGCAAGTGCTATCATATCTGAAAAAAATGAGTTGCAGGTGAAACATGTCTATTATCCAGGGTTGCAGAGTCATCCAGAATATCATATTGCAAAGAAACAAATGACTGGCTTTGGTGGTGTGGTCAGttttgaggtttgtattttatgATGAATCTGTGATTGTTGGTTAACCAAATATTCCTTTCATTTCCTCTACTTGCAGTAAATCATAAGGCTATAATTTTTATTAGGTTGACGGAGACCTCCTAACTACTGCAAAATTTGTGGATGCTCTGAGAATTCCCTATATTGCTCCATCATTTGGAGGTTGTGAGAGCATTGTGGACCAACCAGCAATAATGTCTTACTGGTATGTCAATATTCTATTCCATGGTTACTTATCCAAAATATATATTCTATTCTTAAGCTGGCGGTGTCTCTGTTCCCCCTTTAACTTTCTCCGAGCATGTTTGGGGAAACTTGAGGAAACTCAAAAAAATTTGATATCAAGGATTAACATCTTGAGAGGTGcgacaataaaaattaaaataaatcaaTAGAATGTAGAAAATCATTGAATGTTTGCTCCGATACAAGAGATCAGCCCCGAATCAAGATGTTCACACCTGATCCACTGTCCGCACTACATGCGGAAATTGAAATAGGAATTATAACCTCCCGCTGTACTGTAGTCTCCGGAAGTTTTGAGAAGTCAAGGTAGATtagaaatgaaaatattggaaatCACATTGATAGAATAAAAAATACTTgtcttcaaaatttatttttttggtgTAAGAAATGTTTAGTTGAAAGTCTAGATCAGTCTATGGAGTTTTTGGATGTGTTAAGCAACTTGTAACTGGAAGTATGCTGTTATAGGTGTTGTCTGATTTTGGTGTAATCTTATGTACCATCTTGGTGCTTTTATCAATAAAAtttttaccttataaaaaaaaaaaatattggaaACTTGTAAATAATATTGTTGTACATTTCGAAAACAGGGATCTTTCCCAGTCAGATAGAGCCAAGTATGGGATCATGGACAACTTGGTTCGGTTCAGCTTCGGAGTGGAAGACTTTGAAGACGTGAAAGCTGATGTTCTTCAGGCTTTGGAGTCCATATAGGCTATTTCACCTGCAacaattttccttttcttttttccttcttttttttgcGGTTTTGTCATTGATTTGAacttctattattgttgactttcTCACTTGACCACCAATGGTTGGAATGTAATGAAAGGATCGTCAAGTAGATGATCCAATCCATTAGATTATCTGGATAGTTTAAGAAAATTTTTACTTGGCGAATATGTCAGTAATTTTCTTAGCTCGTTTCAAGAATGCcgtttaaaaaatatatattatacaatCAAAGCTTTTCGTAACATAAATAAAAGATTTTAATTTCTTTTAGGTTTGGTTTAGGCTATTCAAATGAGTaaattaagggtgtgtttggtatgtaggaaaatattttttggaaaatattttttaattttcgctTGTTTAGTTGGCTTAAATGtttgggaaaatattttcttcatgaactcattttccttcaattggaggaaaatattttcccattGATTGAAAAGGCAGGCCCAGCCGGCCCTCTCCCCCCTAACCGCCTATCTACTCGTGTTCGTAGCTCGATCGGAGGTTAAGACTGTGGTCCGATGAAAAAAACAAAAGTTGTCTATATTAAGTGATATGTGAATTGCTCAGTAGTGCTTCGCCACTACCCTAGCTGGCGGAAATAGCTCTCCTTTTCTTTTTAGTTCCACTGAAAAAGTCTTTTCTTACTTCGCCGATCTGAACCACTTCGAGTCTAATCAACAGCGGTTACATCATATTAAGAGGGCCCAGGCTTGTATAGGAAATCCCAATAGTAAAATTTGGCATGAGATCAAAGGTTTGATTGAGAGCAGTCAACCTACGAGCACGGAAGAGCATGGTACCGCTCGAAAAGCAATCCATATGATCATAAAGAAAGGCTTGCATATACGTCTTTCTAGCGTACACACGATTCCTTTCGATTGGAGCCTGtcgctacctggatcaatcagcCTATTCTAGTTCGATTTGTGTCATCCGATTTTAGGAAATTCATTCAATCGTGAAGTTGCTTCACACCTTGCCATATCGAGGAAATGAAAATGAACTTGTCCCTAAAAAAAGAGAAGAACTGGAATGGGAgacatttttcaaaactcttttccaACCTTCCTCTCATTCCCAACCTCCACCAACCCACCCCATACCCCGAACACGCCCCAACTCCACCCACCCCATCCTTGCCCCACCCCCATCCctaccctaaataaaaatattattaatagtactttcttttcatgttatagatagagttttttttttcgttccaacaaatgagtattttgtTTTCacgatataaaaaaaaaattctttcattttaaaaaagtactttcttttcatgatgtagaaaaaatattttctttcatttcaataaaatgatgtaaaaaaattattttctttcatttcgaTAAAATGAgtgctttattttcatgttgtagaaataaTACTTTTTTTTGGTTATGGAACACAAATTTCAGCATTGTTTTTGTGTAAAAAGTAAAGAAACgcattagttcctttgggtttttgtgaatttttagaagaataattaaattcttgaagaaaatagagtcatGAAAATGTTGAGtatttgtggggggggggggggggggaggagcaCATGAAACATAGGGACTTGGGGGAAGGaggtgaggagagtagcataaaaaaatattttctattctctaaccaaacactagaaaatatttttcggaaaaaagTTTTCACTCACCAACCGAACAAgtaaaaataagtgataaaaccagtCATTTTCTAGGAAAACATTCTACATGAAAACATTTTcattcgtaccaaacacaccctaagttaagcttttatttcTCATTAATCGATAAATATACCTACCCTCTTGGTTCTGGTTGTTATTTCTTCACGTACAttcattcattttcttttttattatgacgattttattttgatttttctgAGTCAATTAATAATATTTCATATTGAAACAAAACTTTAAAGAAATTAATCCTTAAAAAGATTACTTTATAGCTTTGCATTCAAAAAGTTAGAAAAGTGaactttaaataaaaatatacatgaattttatttaaaaaattatagtATCTTTTAGACCGATTATATTGAGTTGGCCCTAAAATTTAGAACCTATGTGAGACTAGTAGTTGAAAGTCAAGGATTTTAAGATGGTCCAAGAGTACAACATATTTGGTGAAATCTCaatctctctctctatctctctctctttGAAGCACAACAAAGGCCAAAAAGATGCAAATGCAACTACGAAGAGATCGAGCTCTGCAataaaggaaaggaaaaaaaacTAGGAAGAGCTTAAGAGCAGTGATGAAAAGAGTATGGTCCTTGGTGGATGGTTCAAGTTATTCACATGATATATAACCTGAATGTTCACACACTCCACATATAGAAGCTATTAGTTGGGTGATAGACGCTTCCACAGCTGGAGGATATAAAGGCATCTTAATTAATTCCACCTGCGCCAAGAATTAGATAGAAGCCACCAGTAAACCAGTTTGAGTGGAAATCTTGGGCAGCTGCCAAAGAGAATGGGTTAAAGTTTGCCAACAAAGGCCAGATAGAAGTAAGCATTTTAATTCTTGTATTCTCTTACTTCCACATCTGGGAAATTTTTTTCTATTGTTGCTTCCTAGTTCCTAGCTAGGGGAGAAGACAAGAGAGCGGATTCTCAGCTATCCTAAGTGGCAATCCTATTTTTGTTGCTTTAGCATGCGTCTTCTTCTGCTGCATCTTTTTCGGAAGATGAAGTAGGTAGTTCACTTATATAATTACTAGTACATGTTAATTATAGTAATTGATATTCtacaaatttaaaattttcaaaaatttattatCAAGTTAAAGAAAAGTATCACAATGGGACTCTTAACAATTTATTTTGTCATTATCTTTCTGTTAAATTAGTTTTCATCTCGTTAAACCTTAATTGTTTACCCATAAAACagtataattgaatttatacgttgtttctagacaagtgaattaatttgatccttaaataatgaaataattaaagaaatgcaCAATACTTAACCTTGAAATTATGATAAAATCACGAAGAACAATGATTTGAGAGTAGAGCTTCCGGGCACAACAGTGATGAAACCAagtaacaagaaagtaaaattgtataaagctttttaTTGATTATAGCGTAAGTTTGCCGGGAAAATCGTGTCTTCCACAATGATAACAAagatcactatttatagttgcacctagggaataaggtcctaggatcatgccttctttaatgtcaattatgagggtcattgaagaaGGTGTAATGGTGAACATAAATTCTTTGTAACGGGCAACGCACTAAATGCtgtggaatattctccattaaatgctactggGCGGAGTGTATTTATTGCAATTTTTATGAGCGTTattgatgataggctataattacatattttagtcgcttattacactctaacttactgcactttaattaagtttgagctttaatcgctagtgttttgcactaattgtgtgttttatgccttgtaggagtgatttcgagctatgtagatgttagagaatgaattcaagtgatttggagctttgaaatctgagtaaaagcccaaggaattaaggcgggatcgtgttcggggatcaaatttgatagttaagaacgaacgaagaatcgagtaggTATA containing:
- the LOC104119212 gene encoding cystathionine gamma-synthase 1, chloroplastic-like, with product MAVSSFARVIPSFDCRSDPDFSGSLPPPKAGVRFPGKASSVSHPSQVHGLSSLIFRFPPNFVRQLSIKARRNCSNIGVAQVVAASWSNNHAGPDFTPAANAVDSSAVAPLVENAAFNDETVQIEGFTGVNKYASFLNSDGSVAIHAGERLGRGIVTDAITTPVVNTSAYFFNKTSDLIDFKEKRLASFEYGRYGNPTTVVLEEKISALEGAESTLVMASGMCASTVMLLALVPAGGHIVTTTDCYRKTRIFIETILPKMGITATVIDPADIGALELALNQKKVNLFFTESPTNPFLRCVDIELVSKLCHENGALVCIDGTFATPLNQKALALGADLVLHSATKFLGGHNDVLAGCISGPLELVSVVRNLHHILGGAINPNAAYLIIRGMKTLHLRVQQQNSTALRMAEILEAHPKVKHVYYPGLQSHPEYHIAKKQMTGFGGVVSFEVDGDLLTTAKFVDALRIPYIAPSFGGCESIVDQPAIMSYWDLSQSDRAKYGIMDNLVRFSFGVEDFEDVKADVLQALESI